In Haematobia irritans isolate KBUSLIRL chromosome 1, ASM5000362v1, whole genome shotgun sequence, a genomic segment contains:
- the sals gene encoding sarcomere length short isoform X4, with protein sequence MGMDFLDEWFLSQVPAPPPLPSLVPKAPPPPPPPLGLNGEKRELTPTQKAALEKLKTRPRKRPDWSEMMKEVESGRKLRHVECNDRSQPILTCKSMTKVDNKFIYETEKQNSHNKLLKQIQSGVRLKPTQTNDRSKPFIEGLRKFRRQMTIEEQLQKSQSKINMLGAAAGGASTAAGAAVDTTDGVSVAGSNSLSRAGSIVSALIDGSSGDELDDIDKLRDDLQSTKQMLAFELRNREAQERENKKLLAKIATLEAELEREKSRDKTLEYGSRIIVATMETTPAAEETFVNSLKKESEESRKHAKDLEAKYLQTGEMLDQAKTEIEEQKRQIQSLERKLALALQGICSLHGHANNSSQNDYYYAYDEHDYEPNSFYHCNGRHKGGLDSRRASEVLNGGDSGPDFEPESESDPDEPEEKKIARRERRLNKEVKALRSKLTKVKVKQEAAKKEKAALKEAMKKNHVILKEENKKFKKLEKEVHKMAASMKEDMDDEENEHENAEEKEEEEPEESEEESEEESEESESEESGNETESESEPEDATNSAKKENLEPRLKKHESRLLAMKKCNVLLQANVDNLQDEIHQVRSKASNLQNELDAVLADLGF encoded by the exons TTCCTGCACCACCACCATTACCTTCATTGGTGCCAAAAGCTcccccaccaccaccaccaccattggGTTTGAATGGTGAAAAACGTGAATTGACACCAACCCAAAAAGCAGCATTAGAGAAACTAAA AACTCGACCACGCAAACgtcctgattggtcggaaatgatGAAGGAGGTAGAAAGTGGCCGAAAACTACGCCATGTAGAATGTAATGACAG ATCTCAACCTATACTCACATGCAAATCAATGACCAAGGTGGATAATAAATTCATTTATGaaactgaaaaacaaaattcccaTAATAAGCTCTTGAAACAAATTCAATCGGGCGTGAGACTAAAGCCAACACAAACAAATGATCGTAGTAAGCCTTTCATTGAGGGTCTGCGTAAATTCAGACGACAAATGACCATTGAGGAACAATTGCAAAAATCCCAATCAAAAATTAATATGCTAGGAGCTGCTGCAGGAGGAGCCTCAACAGCAGCTGGGGCAGCGGTTGAT ACCACCGATGGTGTCTCTGTAGCTGGCAGCAATAGTTTATCTAGAGCCGGTAGTATAGTTTCAGCCCTTATCGATGGTTCCAGTGGCGATGAATTGGACGACATTGATAAGCTTCGTGATGATCTACAAAGTACCAAACAAATGTTGGCCTTCGAATTGCGTAATCGTGAGGCCCAGGAgagagaaaataaaaaacttcttgcCAAGATAGCCACCCTCGAAGCTGAGCTGGAGCGTGAAAAATCCCGTGATAAAACTCTTGAATATGGCTCCCGTATTATTGTGGCCACCATGGAAACAACACCTGCTGCTGAAGAGACCTTTGTTAATTCCCTGAAAAAAGAATCCGAAGAATCACGAAAACATGCTAAGGATCTGGAAGCCAAATATTTGCAAACTGGTGAAATGCTCGATCAAGCTAAAACCGAAATCGAAGAGCAAAAGAGACAAATACAATCGCTCGAAAGAAAATTGGCTTTGGCATTACAG GGTATTTGTTCGTTACATGGTCATGCTAATAATTCAAGCCAAAATGATTATTACTATGCTTACGATGAACATGATTATGAGCCAAATTCATTTTATCATTGCAATGGCCGTCATAAG GGTGGTTTGGATTCTCGTCGGGCTAGTGAAGTTCTTAATGGAGGAGATAGCGGACCTGATTTCGAACCAGAAAGCGAAAGTGATCCTGATGAACCCGAAGAAAAGAAGATTGCCCGACGTGAACGTCGTTTGAACAAGGAAGTAAAGGCATTGCGAAGCAAACTTACCAAGGTCAAGGTGAAACAGGAAGCAGCGAAAAAGGAAAAGGCCGCCTTGAAGGAAGCAATGAAAAAGAACCATGTCATTCTCAA ggaagaaaacaaaaagttcaaaaaactcGAAAAGGAAGTCCACAAAATGGCTGCATCCATGAAAGAAGACATGGATGATGAAGAAAACGAACACGAAAATGCCGAAGAAAAGGAAGAAGAGGAACCAGAGGAGTCTGAAGAAGAGTCAGAGGAAGAATCTGAAGAATCCGAATCAGAGGAGAGTGGTAATGAAACTGAAAGTGAATCAGAACCAGAG GATGCTACGAATTCCGCCAAGAAAGAGAACTTGGAACCAAGACTCAAGAAACATGAGAGCCGGTTACTTGCCatgaaaaaatgtaatgttttgTTGCAGGCCAACGTTGATAATTTACAAGATGAAATTCATCAAGTTCGTTCCAAGGCATCCAATCTGCAAAATGAACTGGACGCAGTTTTAGCCGACTTAGGATTTTAG
- the sals gene encoding sarcomere length short isoform X5 — protein sequence MMKEVESGRKLRHVECNDRSQPILTCKSMTKVDNKFIYETEKQNSHNKLLKQIQSGVRLKPTQTNDRSKPFIEGLRKFRRQMTIEEQLQKSQSKINMLGAAAGGASTAAGAAVDTTDGVSVAGSNSLSRAGSIVSALIDGSSGDELDDIDKLRDDLQSTKQMLAFELRNREAQERENKKLLAKIATLEAELEREKSRDKTLEYGSRIIVATMETTPAAEETFVNSLKKESEESRKHAKDLEAKYLQTGEMLDQAKTEIEEQKRQIQSLERKLALALQGICSLHGHANNSSQNDYYYAYDEHDYEPNSFYHCNGRHKGGLDSRRASEVLNGGDSGPDFEPESESDPDEPEEKKIARRERRLNKEVKALRSKLTKVKVKQEAAKKEKAALKEAMKKNHVILKEENKKFKKLEKEVHKMAASMKEDMDDEENEHENAEEKEEEEPEESEEESEEESEESESEESGNETESESEPEDATNSAKKENLEPRLKKHESRLLAMKKCNVLLQANVDNLQDEIHQVRSKASNLQNELDAVLADLGF from the exons atgatGAAGGAGGTAGAAAGTGGCCGAAAACTACGCCATGTAGAATGTAATGACAG ATCTCAACCTATACTCACATGCAAATCAATGACCAAGGTGGATAATAAATTCATTTATGaaactgaaaaacaaaattcccaTAATAAGCTCTTGAAACAAATTCAATCGGGCGTGAGACTAAAGCCAACACAAACAAATGATCGTAGTAAGCCTTTCATTGAGGGTCTGCGTAAATTCAGACGACAAATGACCATTGAGGAACAATTGCAAAAATCCCAATCAAAAATTAATATGCTAGGAGCTGCTGCAGGAGGAGCCTCAACAGCAGCTGGGGCAGCGGTTGAT ACCACCGATGGTGTCTCTGTAGCTGGCAGCAATAGTTTATCTAGAGCCGGTAGTATAGTTTCAGCCCTTATCGATGGTTCCAGTGGCGATGAATTGGACGACATTGATAAGCTTCGTGATGATCTACAAAGTACCAAACAAATGTTGGCCTTCGAATTGCGTAATCGTGAGGCCCAGGAgagagaaaataaaaaacttcttgcCAAGATAGCCACCCTCGAAGCTGAGCTGGAGCGTGAAAAATCCCGTGATAAAACTCTTGAATATGGCTCCCGTATTATTGTGGCCACCATGGAAACAACACCTGCTGCTGAAGAGACCTTTGTTAATTCCCTGAAAAAAGAATCCGAAGAATCACGAAAACATGCTAAGGATCTGGAAGCCAAATATTTGCAAACTGGTGAAATGCTCGATCAAGCTAAAACCGAAATCGAAGAGCAAAAGAGACAAATACAATCGCTCGAAAGAAAATTGGCTTTGGCATTACAG GGTATTTGTTCGTTACATGGTCATGCTAATAATTCAAGCCAAAATGATTATTACTATGCTTACGATGAACATGATTATGAGCCAAATTCATTTTATCATTGCAATGGCCGTCATAAG GGTGGTTTGGATTCTCGTCGGGCTAGTGAAGTTCTTAATGGAGGAGATAGCGGACCTGATTTCGAACCAGAAAGCGAAAGTGATCCTGATGAACCCGAAGAAAAGAAGATTGCCCGACGTGAACGTCGTTTGAACAAGGAAGTAAAGGCATTGCGAAGCAAACTTACCAAGGTCAAGGTGAAACAGGAAGCAGCGAAAAAGGAAAAGGCCGCCTTGAAGGAAGCAATGAAAAAGAACCATGTCATTCTCAA ggaagaaaacaaaaagttcaaaaaactcGAAAAGGAAGTCCACAAAATGGCTGCATCCATGAAAGAAGACATGGATGATGAAGAAAACGAACACGAAAATGCCGAAGAAAAGGAAGAAGAGGAACCAGAGGAGTCTGAAGAAGAGTCAGAGGAAGAATCTGAAGAATCCGAATCAGAGGAGAGTGGTAATGAAACTGAAAGTGAATCAGAACCAGAG GATGCTACGAATTCCGCCAAGAAAGAGAACTTGGAACCAAGACTCAAGAAACATGAGAGCCGGTTACTTGCCatgaaaaaatgtaatgttttgTTGCAGGCCAACGTTGATAATTTACAAGATGAAATTCATCAAGTTCGTTCCAAGGCATCCAATCTGCAAAATGAACTGGACGCAGTTTTAGCCGACTTAGGATTTTAG